The following are encoded in a window of Cyprinus carpio isolate SPL01 chromosome B18, ASM1834038v1, whole genome shotgun sequence genomic DNA:
- the LOC109070613 gene encoding E3 ubiquitin/ISG15 ligase TRIM25-like isoform X2, producing MGASNGKPLKCPLCYEECREQVTLACAHSFCRACIRELWSGSQTGPYYCPECRYEYQSMPDYTDGASTSAATPNTHWPFGKKLYGRHSKKWHRKRKYSSAFHGGGHRLGSAPSHNTVSDYDVVRIIDSDEDTSVPRKRKAAADERSSGSRSPSMVWGTTSTNDTSSQRTPPDTNEITSPHVESSPERKTSSPQQDQHPVASCSDTGSPRTSNTPQGEKTPSPAVSASSHTPGRQETDFNSGEPLSISAASSSDRLSRSSSVPCHYCPSSEQKVAVKTCLVCGASMCAEHLRAHLEKPVFQNHPLVNAVEDVSLWRCQEHQEMNRIYCRSCAVCVCTVCSLVGSHKGHECISIREAEQELRGSLKNEMQKIQKTEKSIQEKLSELIEKKRGVQAGLEDVRAAVLQQYQAMRVTLEHEEEQALLCVTQEEDRVLGSIEKQLDTLQGALISSQSILNTLQGMANAEGASQYQDQAFIMEYSKMAGRLTELSDPVQNLETPEEINHNRLDCLNNWTERRLETVLISLPHRDPFRLLYGISPTLDPDTVHPKLLLSDENRTVQYSETQQDYPEQEARFNIFPQVLGSHGIDGGCCYWEVEVSQDEGRWKVGVCDGLIGRKGQKDICRIGFYPNSWCLIYEKGKVEALHDKVATPVCSAELWKVGVLLNFSEGRLSFYSVAREGSLSLLYSFEHTFTEPLYPALAVSKTQLSICDIFTKTTTD from the exons ATGGGCGCATCTAATGGCAAACCTCTGAAATGTCCTCTGTGCTACGAGGAGTGTCGTGAGCAGGTGACGCTGGCCTGCGCTCACAGCTTCTGTCGGGCTTGTATCAGAGAGCTGTGGAGCGGATCTCAGACCGGACCATATTACTGCCCCGAGTGTAGATACGAGTACCAGAGTATGCCGGACTATACTGACGGAGCGTCAACATCTGCAGCCACACCAAACACAC ATTGGCCATTTGGAAAGAAGCTGTACGGCCGGCACTCAAAGAAATGGCACAGGAAGAGGAAGTACAGTTCAGCATTCCACGGTGGTGGACACAGACTGGGCTCAGCCCCATCTCATAACACCGTCAGTGACTACGATGTAGTCAGAATCATTGACTCTGATGAAGACACATCAGTACCAAGGAAAAGAAAGGCCGCAGCAGACGAACGCTCTTCTGGAAGCCGGTCTCCTTCAATGGTTTGGGGGACCACCTCTACGAATGACACATCCTCACAACGCACACCTCCAGACACAAATGAGATCACGTCTCCTCACGTAGAATCATCACCTGAGAGGAAAACAAGTTCCCCTCAGCAAGACCAGCATCCTGTGGCTTCCTGCAGCGACACCGGCTCACCCAGGACGAGCAACACACCTCAGGGAGAGAAAACCCCCTCACCAGCAGTTAGTGCCTCCTCTCATACACCTGGGAGGCAGGAAACAGATTTTAACAGTGGAGAGCCCCTCAGTATCTCAGCAGCATCTTCATCAGACAGACTTTCCAGGAGCAGTTCTGTGCCTTGCCATTACTGTCCCAGTTCAGAACAGAAGGTGGCGGTAAAGACCTGCCTGGTTTGTGGGGCCTCCATGTGCGCAGAGCACCTGCGGGCACACCTGGAAAAGCCGGTTTTCCAGAACCACCCGCTGGTGAACGCTGTGGAGGATGTGTCTCTGTGGAGATGCCAGGAGCACCAGGAGATGAACCGGATCTACTGTCGATCATGtgcagtgtgtgtttgcactGTGTGTTCCCTGGTCGGGTCGCACAAGGGGCACGAGTGCATCAGCATCCGCGAGGCAGAGCAGGAGCTCAGG GGTTCGCTAAAGAATGAgatgcaaaaaatacaaaaaactgaaaaatccaTTCAGGAAAAACTCTCTGAGCTCATTGAGAAAAAACGTGGGGTCCAG GCAGGGCTAGAGGACGTGCGGGCGGCCGTATTGCAGCAGTATCAGGCCATGCGGGTGACTCTAGAGCATGAGGAGGAGCAGGCTTTACTCTGTGTGACCCAGGAAGAGGACAGAGTGCTGGGAAGCATTGAGAAGCAGCTGGACACATTACAGGGTGCTTTGATATCTAGCCAGAGTATATTAAACACACTGCAGGGAATGGCCAATGCTGAAGGGGCATCACAGTACCAAGACCAGGCCTTCATCATG GAATACAGCAAGATGGCAGGACG ACTGACTGAATTGTCTGATCCTGTACAAAATCTTGAGACTCCCGAAGAGATAAACCATAACCGGCTGGACTGTCTTAATAATTGGACCGAGAGGAGACTGGAGACTGTGCTCATATCACTGCCTCATCGAGACCCTTTCAGACTGCTGT ATGGGATAAGCCCAACTCTAGATCCTGATACTGTCCATCCCAAGCTGCTGCTGTCAGATGAGAACAGGACGGTGCAGTACAGTGAGACCCAGCAGGACTACCCTGAGCAGGAGGCACGCTTCAACATTTTCCCTCAGGTGCTGGGCTCTCATGGCATAGACGGAGGCTGCTGCTACTGGGAAGTGGAGGTCTCTCAGGATGAGGGCCGCTGGAAGGTGGGGGTCTGTGATGGACTGATAGGCAGAAAGGGACAAAAGGACATCTGCCGTATCGGTTTCTACCCTAATTCTTGGTGTTTAATTTACGAGAAGGGAAAGGTGGAAGCCCTACATGATAAGGTAGCTACACCTGTGTGTTCTGCTGAGCTCTGGAAGGTCGGGGTGCTGCTGAATTTTAGTGAGGGTCGCTTGTCTTTTTATAGCGTGGCCAGGGAGGGTTCTCTTTCTTTGCTCTACAGTTTTGAGCATACGTTCACTGAGCCACTGTATCCGGCACTGGCGGTTTCTAAAACTCAGCTCAGCATCTGTGATATATTTACCAAGACCACTACAGACTAG
- the LOC109070613 gene encoding E3 ubiquitin/ISG15 ligase TRIM25-like isoform X1, giving the protein MGASNGKPLKCPLCYEECREQVTLACAHSFCRACIRELWSGSQTGPYYCPECRYEYQSMPDYTDGASTSAATPNTLDWPFGKKLYGRHSKKWHRKRKYSSAFHGGGHRLGSAPSHNTVSDYDVVRIIDSDEDTSVPRKRKAAADERSSGSRSPSMVWGTTSTNDTSSQRTPPDTNEITSPHVESSPERKTSSPQQDQHPVASCSDTGSPRTSNTPQGEKTPSPAVSASSHTPGRQETDFNSGEPLSISAASSSDRLSRSSSVPCHYCPSSEQKVAVKTCLVCGASMCAEHLRAHLEKPVFQNHPLVNAVEDVSLWRCQEHQEMNRIYCRSCAVCVCTVCSLVGSHKGHECISIREAEQELRGSLKNEMQKIQKTEKSIQEKLSELIEKKRGVQAGLEDVRAAVLQQYQAMRVTLEHEEEQALLCVTQEEDRVLGSIEKQLDTLQGALISSQSILNTLQGMANAEGASQYQDQAFIMEYSKMAGRLTELSDPVQNLETPEEINHNRLDCLNNWTERRLETVLISLPHRDPFRLLYGISPTLDPDTVHPKLLLSDENRTVQYSETQQDYPEQEARFNIFPQVLGSHGIDGGCCYWEVEVSQDEGRWKVGVCDGLIGRKGQKDICRIGFYPNSWCLIYEKGKVEALHDKVATPVCSAELWKVGVLLNFSEGRLSFYSVAREGSLSLLYSFEHTFTEPLYPALAVSKTQLSICDIFTKTTTD; this is encoded by the exons ATGGGCGCATCTAATGGCAAACCTCTGAAATGTCCTCTGTGCTACGAGGAGTGTCGTGAGCAGGTGACGCTGGCCTGCGCTCACAGCTTCTGTCGGGCTTGTATCAGAGAGCTGTGGAGCGGATCTCAGACCGGACCATATTACTGCCCCGAGTGTAGATACGAGTACCAGAGTATGCCGGACTATACTGACGGAGCGTCAACATCTGCAGCCACACCAAACACAC TAGATTGGCCATTTGGAAAGAAGCTGTACGGCCGGCACTCAAAGAAATGGCACAGGAAGAGGAAGTACAGTTCAGCATTCCACGGTGGTGGACACAGACTGGGCTCAGCCCCATCTCATAACACCGTCAGTGACTACGATGTAGTCAGAATCATTGACTCTGATGAAGACACATCAGTACCAAGGAAAAGAAAGGCCGCAGCAGACGAACGCTCTTCTGGAAGCCGGTCTCCTTCAATGGTTTGGGGGACCACCTCTACGAATGACACATCCTCACAACGCACACCTCCAGACACAAATGAGATCACGTCTCCTCACGTAGAATCATCACCTGAGAGGAAAACAAGTTCCCCTCAGCAAGACCAGCATCCTGTGGCTTCCTGCAGCGACACCGGCTCACCCAGGACGAGCAACACACCTCAGGGAGAGAAAACCCCCTCACCAGCAGTTAGTGCCTCCTCTCATACACCTGGGAGGCAGGAAACAGATTTTAACAGTGGAGAGCCCCTCAGTATCTCAGCAGCATCTTCATCAGACAGACTTTCCAGGAGCAGTTCTGTGCCTTGCCATTACTGTCCCAGTTCAGAACAGAAGGTGGCGGTAAAGACCTGCCTGGTTTGTGGGGCCTCCATGTGCGCAGAGCACCTGCGGGCACACCTGGAAAAGCCGGTTTTCCAGAACCACCCGCTGGTGAACGCTGTGGAGGATGTGTCTCTGTGGAGATGCCAGGAGCACCAGGAGATGAACCGGATCTACTGTCGATCATGtgcagtgtgtgtttgcactGTGTGTTCCCTGGTCGGGTCGCACAAGGGGCACGAGTGCATCAGCATCCGCGAGGCAGAGCAGGAGCTCAGG GGTTCGCTAAAGAATGAgatgcaaaaaatacaaaaaactgaaaaatccaTTCAGGAAAAACTCTCTGAGCTCATTGAGAAAAAACGTGGGGTCCAG GCAGGGCTAGAGGACGTGCGGGCGGCCGTATTGCAGCAGTATCAGGCCATGCGGGTGACTCTAGAGCATGAGGAGGAGCAGGCTTTACTCTGTGTGACCCAGGAAGAGGACAGAGTGCTGGGAAGCATTGAGAAGCAGCTGGACACATTACAGGGTGCTTTGATATCTAGCCAGAGTATATTAAACACACTGCAGGGAATGGCCAATGCTGAAGGGGCATCACAGTACCAAGACCAGGCCTTCATCATG GAATACAGCAAGATGGCAGGACG ACTGACTGAATTGTCTGATCCTGTACAAAATCTTGAGACTCCCGAAGAGATAAACCATAACCGGCTGGACTGTCTTAATAATTGGACCGAGAGGAGACTGGAGACTGTGCTCATATCACTGCCTCATCGAGACCCTTTCAGACTGCTGT ATGGGATAAGCCCAACTCTAGATCCTGATACTGTCCATCCCAAGCTGCTGCTGTCAGATGAGAACAGGACGGTGCAGTACAGTGAGACCCAGCAGGACTACCCTGAGCAGGAGGCACGCTTCAACATTTTCCCTCAGGTGCTGGGCTCTCATGGCATAGACGGAGGCTGCTGCTACTGGGAAGTGGAGGTCTCTCAGGATGAGGGCCGCTGGAAGGTGGGGGTCTGTGATGGACTGATAGGCAGAAAGGGACAAAAGGACATCTGCCGTATCGGTTTCTACCCTAATTCTTGGTGTTTAATTTACGAGAAGGGAAAGGTGGAAGCCCTACATGATAAGGTAGCTACACCTGTGTGTTCTGCTGAGCTCTGGAAGGTCGGGGTGCTGCTGAATTTTAGTGAGGGTCGCTTGTCTTTTTATAGCGTGGCCAGGGAGGGTTCTCTTTCTTTGCTCTACAGTTTTGAGCATACGTTCACTGAGCCACTGTATCCGGCACTGGCGGTTTCTAAAACTCAGCTCAGCATCTGTGATATATTTACCAAGACCACTACAGACTAG
- the LOC109070610 gene encoding CD81 antigen-like isoform X2, with the protein MAVTGCSQCIKYMLFFLNFIFWLAGGVILAVGLWLRHDSQTSNLLMLQFEGNQAPGTFHISVYVLIAIGAVMMFVGFLGCYGAIQESQCLLGTFFTCLVILFACEVAAGLWGFINRDTISTELINFYDAAYIKAVDPVDTSSRPAASKVLEVFHNSLNCCGKGDENPLFKTVQTSLCTEKTLQLDPVISQSCHTKIRELFTEKLHIIGLAALVIAVIMVFEMIFTMVLCCAIRNAPAY; encoded by the exons ATGGCTGTCACCGGCTGCTCTCAGTGCATCAAATATATGCTCTTcttcttaaatttcattttctgg CTGGCTGGTGGTGTGATTTTGGCTGTAGGTTTATGGCTTCGCCATGACAGTCAAACCAGCAACCTCCTAATGCTGCAGTTTGAAGGGAATCAAGCACCAGGAACTTTTCATATCA GTGTGTATGTTCTCATAGCGATTGGGGCTGTAATGATGTTTGTGGGGTTCCTTGGTTGTTACGGAGCTATTCAAGAATCTCAGTGTCTCTTAGGAACG TTCTTCACATGTTTAGTGATCCTCTTCGCCTGTGAGGTGGCAGCAGGACTATGGGGCTTTATTAACAGGGACACG ATCTCCACGGAGCTCATTAACTTCTATGATGCGGCATACATTAAAGCTGTGGATCCTGTGGACACATCATCCAGACCAGCAGCTTCCAAAGTTTTGGAGGTCTTTCATAACTCA CTGAATTGCTGTGGTAAAGGGGATGAAAATCCACTTTTCAAAACTGTCCAGACCTCTCTGTGTACCGAAAAGACACTCCAGCTTGACCCGGTCATCTCCCAG AGTTGCCACACAAAGATAAGGGAACTGTTCACTGAGAAACTCCACATCATTGGATTGGCCGCCCTAGTGATTGCTGTCATTATG GTTTTTGAGATGATCTTCACCATGGTCCTCTGCTGTGCAATCCGCAATGCTCCTGCATATTGA
- the LOC109070610 gene encoding CD81 antigen-like isoform X1: protein MGDSGVSSGLQIDSYPSVKLRPASFQHLRRHQAMAVTGCSQCIKYMLFFLNFIFWLAGGVILAVGLWLRHDSQTSNLLMLQFEGNQAPGTFHISVYVLIAIGAVMMFVGFLGCYGAIQESQCLLGTFFTCLVILFACEVAAGLWGFINRDTISTELINFYDAAYIKAVDPVDTSSRPAASKVLEVFHNSLNCCGKGDENPLFKTVQTSLCTEKTLQLDPVISQSCHTKIRELFTEKLHIIGLAALVIAVIMVFEMIFTMVLCCAIRNAPAY, encoded by the exons ATGGGCGATAGTGG AGTGAGTTCCGGACTGCAGATCGACTCATATCCATCTGTGAAACTGAGACCAGCATCGTTTCAGCACCTTCGACGACATCAAGCCATGGCTGTCACCGGCTGCTCTCAGTGCATCAAATATATGCTCTTcttcttaaatttcattttctgg CTGGCTGGTGGTGTGATTTTGGCTGTAGGTTTATGGCTTCGCCATGACAGTCAAACCAGCAACCTCCTAATGCTGCAGTTTGAAGGGAATCAAGCACCAGGAACTTTTCATATCA GTGTGTATGTTCTCATAGCGATTGGGGCTGTAATGATGTTTGTGGGGTTCCTTGGTTGTTACGGAGCTATTCAAGAATCTCAGTGTCTCTTAGGAACG TTCTTCACATGTTTAGTGATCCTCTTCGCCTGTGAGGTGGCAGCAGGACTATGGGGCTTTATTAACAGGGACACG ATCTCCACGGAGCTCATTAACTTCTATGATGCGGCATACATTAAAGCTGTGGATCCTGTGGACACATCATCCAGACCAGCAGCTTCCAAAGTTTTGGAGGTCTTTCATAACTCA CTGAATTGCTGTGGTAAAGGGGATGAAAATCCACTTTTCAAAACTGTCCAGACCTCTCTGTGTACCGAAAAGACACTCCAGCTTGACCCGGTCATCTCCCAG AGTTGCCACACAAAGATAAGGGAACTGTTCACTGAGAAACTCCACATCATTGGATTGGCCGCCCTAGTGATTGCTGTCATTATG GTTTTTGAGATGATCTTCACCATGGTCCTCTGCTGTGCAATCCGCAATGCTCCTGCATATTGA